The proteins below come from a single Lineus longissimus chromosome 5, tnLinLong1.2, whole genome shotgun sequence genomic window:
- the LOC135488376 gene encoding uncharacterized protein LOC135488376, which translates to MAVDPHHHPVRDPLYHFDTHFPERLSRLYVNQDFPAPSRRQKKMAARIGQRYRTQPITFDEIKEVDEDSAPSPKQAGDDLDGIKSQFSAFSKSMDGLVAQKLSAAAAEAPLEKEEEEDELLTKTSESENYSTPKPTYPALKRPDRKRNKNAKQRIAPD; encoded by the coding sequence atggcggtcgATCCCCACCATCATCCTGTGAGAGACCCCCTCTATCACTTTGACACTCACTTCCCGGAGCGTCTCTCGCGGTTGTATGTAAATCAGGATTTCCCAGCGCCAAGCAGACGACAGAAGAAGATGGCTGCTCGGATTGGCCAACGTTACAGGACGCAACCAATCACGTTTGACGAAATAAAGGAAGTGGATGAGGATAGTGCACCGAGTCCGAAGCAGGCCGGGGACGATCTCGATGGCATCAAGAGTCAGTTTTCTGCTTTCTCCAAATCCATGGACGGTTTAGTTGCGCAGAAGTTATCGGCGGCTGCTGCCGAGGCGCCGTTAgaaaaggaggaagaggaggatgaGTTACTGACTAAAACAAGTGAATCAGAGAACTATTCCACGCCTAAACCAACGTACCCGGCGCTGAAGCGACCTGACAGAAAACGGAACAAAAATGCTAAACAAAGGATAGCCCCTGACTGA
- the LOC135488654 gene encoding RNA-binding protein 28-like, which yields MADEKLVSPVGRTLFIRNLPLTTSNEKLEDIFGNIGPLKKCFVVKEKGKDICKGYGYVTFSLQDDANKAKTNVKIVGGRKVQIDFADKKSKRKQQIKKEKKPVKSALDSSDDEEIVLKDAVKSLEEKSPEGTAEKCALPEDVQAASQGNRRKVGILDMSDLPKGVRRADLDVYLKGTNKHMLNLKFPIKGQEGRASVMFTNKATAMNALMLIKKRTLKGRKLKIDIKTQAPVVNLKKAKLIVRNLSFQCNEENLRQVFSKFGEIAEAIIPLRADGRKIGCGFVQFMRMSDAATATKEMNAKEILGRPVAVDWALDREKYTTLSGANTAKVQDAPPRDVTSKTQESVSDSDESESSEEVPVHKKRHKARLADTKIQTESESSDESEDDISDDDDDDDDVSDDDDDDEGTASDANDDSESDSDDDHDDDDDDDEDDDEDDLSSDEDEMPKTKKKKLDGPKLAGKNVLDEKKTVFIRNISFDTEEEELQEYLGQFGEIEYCRIVTDPNTEHSKGTAFVKFTAEESAANCLEKANEVALRGDSGLVLDKRKLFVIPALSREKAEELRQPRKKEKEDRRNLYLVREGMIRPGTAAAEGLSKADLAKRMKVENVKRQKLKDGNVFVSKTRLCVRNIPPTVDDQALRKVYMKSVDNRNAKITECRIMRDMGNVNAKGKSKSRGYAFVEFTQHEHALKALRNTNNNPEMFGENKRLIVEFSLENKRALEMKQKRIERGKMKEAILKGGEANKSRYEKQATPPQGSKEIQTQAMSGVEAKKGVKGLPSHWGPKIRHKPRGNIKPGNKPKGKLSREKAQKRKGPEIELAQSGGPTPAKKKRTRTRKPQKREQSDDFDSLVNKYKQKIMGKAGKRGTWGD from the exons ATGGCGGACGAAAAACTTGTTTCACCTGTTGGCAGAACATTATTCATCAGAAATCTGCCTCTAACAACCTCAAATGAAAAGTTAGAGGACATATTTGGGAACATTGGACCATTGAAAAAATGTTTCGTGGTGAAAGAGAAGG GTAAAGACATCTGTAAGGGATATGGTTACGTCACCTTCTCTTTACA GGATGACGCCAACAAAGCAAAGACCAATGTCAAAATCGTCGGAGGTCGAAAAGTTCAGATTGACTTTGCAGACAAGAAGTCTAAACGGAAACAGCAaatcaagaaagagaaaaaaCCGGTGAAATCGGCCCTTGATTCAAGTGATGATGAAGAGATAGTGTTGAAGGATGCAGTGAAATCATTGGAAGAGAAGAGCCCTGAGGGGACAGCGGAGAAATGTGCTTTGCCCGAGGATGTGCAGGCAGCGTCACAGGGCAACAGGCGGAAAGTTGGCATTTTAGATATGTCTGATCTGCCAAAAGGTGTCAGGAGAGCTGACTTGGATGTCTATTTGAA AGGAACAAACAAACATATGCTGAACTTGAAGTTTCCAATCAAAGGTCAAGAGGGTAGAGCCAGTgtgatgtttacaaacaaagcTACAGCAATGAATGCACTCATGTTAATTAAAAAAAGGACACTAAAAG GTCGTAAATTGAAGATAGATATCAAAACACAAGCTCCAGTTGTAAATTTGAAGAAAGCCAAGTTAATTGTTCGGAACCTGTCCTTTCAG TGCAATGAAGAAAATCTAAGACAGGTGTTTTCAAAGTTTGGAGAGATTGCTGAAGCCATCATACCATTGAGAGCTG ATGGCCGAAAAATAGGTTGTGGGTTTGTCCAGTTTATGCGAATGAGTGATGCTGCTACTGCCACGAAGGAGATGAACGCCAAGGAAATCCTGGGCCGTCCTGTTGCGGTTGATTGGGCCCTGGATAGGGAGAAATATACAACACTGTCGG GTGCGAATACAGCCAAAGTACAAGACGCCCCTCCAAGAGATGTCACGTCAAAGACCCAGGAATCGGTGAGCGACAGTGATGAGTCAGAATCTTCTGAAGAGGTACCTGTCCATAAGAAACGGCACAAAGCGAGGCTGGCAGATACAAAGATACAGACTGAGTCTGAATCAAGTGATGAAAGTGAAGATGACattagtgatgatgatgatgatgatgatgacgtcagtgatgatgatgatgatgatgagggtaCAGCGAGTGATGCCAATGACGATAGTGAAAGCGATAgtgacgacgatcatgatgatgacgatgatgatgatgaagatgacgatgaggatgacctTTCGTCTGATG AGGATGAAATGCCCAAGacgaaaaagaaaaagttgGATGGCCCTAAACTTGCCGGCAAGAATGTATTGGATGAGAAGAAGACAGTGTTCATTCGGAATATTTCCTTTgatactgaagaagaagaactgcaGGAATACCTAGGACAGTTTGGCGAGATCGAGTATTGTCGTATTGTTACAGATCCGAACACAGAACATTCAAAAG GTACTGCATTTGTTAAATTCACTGCCGAGGAAAGTGCGGCAAACTGTTTAGAGAAGGCCAATGAGGTGGCATTGAGAGGTGATAGTGGGCTGGTGTTGGACAAGCGGAAACTCTTCGTTATCCCCGCATTGTCACGAGAGAAGGCCGAGGAGTTACGCCAGCCAAGGAAGAAAGAGAAGGAGGACCGGCGCAATCTTTACCTCGTCAGAGAAGGAA TGATTAGGCCGGGTACTGCTGCTGCTGAAGGTCTTTCAAAAGCTGACTTAGCAAAAAGAATGAAG GTTGAAAATGTAAAACGCCAGAAGTTGAAAGATGGGAATGTCTTTGTTTCGAAGACTCGTCTCTGTGTTCGTAACATCCCTCCAACTGTCGATGACCAGGCATTACGGAAAGTCTACATGAAATCTGTCGACAATAGAAATGCTAAAATAACAGAG TGTCGTATCATGAGAGACATGGGAAACGTTAATGCCAAAGGGAAGTCGAAGTCTCGAGGTTATGCATTTGTGGAGTTTACTCAACATGAACATGCTCTGAAGGCGCTGAGGAACACCAACAATAATCCTGAGATGTTTGGAGAAAATAAG CGATTGATTGTTGAATTCTCGCTAGAAAACAAACGAGCCTTGGAGATGAAACAAAAGAGAATAGAGCGGGGCAAG ATGAAAGAGGCCATCTTGAAAGGAGGGGAGGCAAACAAATCAAGATACGAGAAGCAAGCAACGCCACCACAAGGCTCTAAAGAAATCCAAACACAAGCCATGTCAGGGGTTGAGGCCAAGAAGGGTGTGAAAGGCCTACCATCACATTGGGGGCCCAAGATACGGCATAAACCGAGAGGCAATATCAAACCAGGAAACAAACCAAAGGGGAAACTCAGTCGGGAGAAGGCGCAGAAAAGGAAGGGGCCTGAAATTGAACTGGCTCAATCCGGGGGCCCTACGCCTGCCAAGAAGAAGAGAACTAGG ACAAGGAAACCGCAGAAACGAGAACAGTCTGATGACTTTGACAGCTTGGTAAACAAGTACAAGCAGAAGATAATGGGAAAAGCTGGCAAACGTGGAACCTGGGGGGACTAG